From Triticum urartu cultivar G1812 chromosome 2, Tu2.1, whole genome shotgun sequence, a single genomic window includes:
- the LOC125539911 gene encoding GTP cyclohydrolase 1, whose product MGALEEAHLAACGCGDEEEEGEEDLLAELGGGEAPGDAMEPAVRALLAGLGEDDRREGLRRTPKRVAKAFRDGTRGYRQKVKDIVQGALFPEVGVDKRTGSAGGTGGQVVVRDIDLYSYCESCLLPFSIQCHVGYVPSGGRVVGLSKLSRVADVFAKRFQNPQRLANEVCGALHASIQPAGVAVAMQCWHIPLPENFKCKNSRALIRTSHSSRSGVFEGENSSFWNDFLALLKLRGIDMEMDSHSASLTWCPLRPHEVPLCNGHAKRITTNGASSAKSASIPSNMVSAVSSMLLSLGEDPLRKELLGSPQRYVQWLMRFRACNLDVKLNGFTLNSASVYERPGEDATDHRAISSELHLPFCAQCEHHLLPFYGVVHIGYFGSGDGEGINRSHFQALVHFYGCKLQVQERMTRQIAEAVYSVSHRGAIVVVEANHICMISRGIEKIRSSTATVAVLGQFSTDFSAKASFLQNILDTANQEV is encoded by the exons ATGGGAGCGCTCGAGGAGGCGCACCTCGCCGCCTGCGGGtgcggcgacgaggaggaggagggggaggaggatcTCCTGGCGGAGctcggcggcggggaggcgcCGGGGGACGCCATGGAGCCGGCGGTGCGCGCGCTGCTGGCGGGGCTCGGCGAGGACGACCGCCGGGAGGGGCTGCGCAGGACGCCCAAGCGCGTCGCCAAGGCCTTCCGCGACGGCACCCGAG GTTACAGACAGAAAGTAAAAGACATTGTGCAGGGTGCTCTGTTTCCTGAGGTTGGTGTTGACAAAAGGACTGGTTCTGCTGGAGGAACTGGAGGGCAAGTTGTTGTTCGTGATATCGATCTTTATTCATACTGTGAGTCTTGCTTACTTCCGTTCAGCATACAATGCCATGTTGGATATGTGCCCTCCGGTGGAAGGGTTGTTGGGTTAAGCAAGCTTTCAAGAGTAGCTGACGTCTTTGCCAAGAGATTTCAAAACCCTCAGAGATTAGCTAATGAAGTTTGTGGTGCATTGCATGCTAGCATACAACCTGCTGGTGTTGCTGTTGCTATGCAGTGCTGGCACATACCGTTGCCGGAGAACTTTAAATGCAAAAATTCGCGAGCTTTGATTAGAACTTCACATTCATCTCGCTCGGGAGTTTTTGAGGGTGAGAACAGCTCCTTCTGGAATGATTTTTTGGCTCTTCTTAAGCTTAGAGGCATAGACATGGAGATGGACAGCCATTCTGCTTCTTTAACTTGGTGCCCCTTAAGGCCTCATGAGGTTCCGCTTTGCAATGGGCACGCAAAGAGGATTACAACTAATGGTGCTAGCTCAGCAAAATCTGCATCCATTCCATCTAATATGGTTTCTGCTGTCAGCTCAATGCTCTTGTCTCTTGGTGAGGACCCCCTCAGGAAAGAACTTCTAGGCAGTCCTCAGCGTTACGTGCAATGGCTGATGAGGTTCAGAGCATGCAATCTTGATGTGAAGCTGAATGGTTTTACACTTAACAGTGCAAGTGTATATGAGAGACCAGGCGAAGATGCTACTGATCATCGAGCAATTAGTTCTGAGCTGCATTTGCCATTTTGCGCCCAGTGTGAGCACCACCTCCTGCCGTTCTACGGAGTAGTGCACATTGGTTACTTTGGCAGTGGAGATGGTGAAGGGATCAACCGCTCACATTTTCAGGCTCTGGTTCATTTCTATGGGTGCAAGCTTCAGGTCCAGGAAAGGATGACAAGACAGATAGCTGAAGCAGTTTATTCAGTCTCACATCGTGGAGCCATAGTTGTTGTAGAAGCAAACCATATCTGCATGATATCAAGGGGGATAGAGAAAATCAGAAGTAGTACAGCAACAGTTGCAGTTTTGGGTCAGTTTTCGACCGATTTTTCTGCCAAGGCATCCTTTTTACAGAACATCTTAGATACTGCTAATCAGGAAGTATGA